Part of the Drosophila kikkawai strain 14028-0561.14 chromosome 3L, DkikHiC1v2, whole genome shotgun sequence genome is shown below.
GGTCTCGCCATTCAACTGAAATCGAAATGAGATCCAAATTGTAGGATTAACATGGAAGACTTTATCTTAGATATAATGTGATAGCAAAAGGAATACATTTATCAAGGAAATGAATTACTCTCTTGTGCCTTTTTGactttaattagttttaagctattaatataatattttatccGAGACTAGCATTATGATACCACTAAATGAGTCAAGCtacaatattaatattaacaatATACATTTGTACAACTAAAAACAATCAGTATTTGGAAAGGATAAGAAATATGTGTGCTTTACTTACTGTTGGGGCGCCCTCAAGCTTTTCTTCACCCACCTGCTCATTGGTTGcagttgttgtggttgttgccGTCGAGTTGCTGGTGACCGACTTGTTGGTGGTGGCATCATCGGCCACCTTGAGCTTCGCCAGCTGGGAGCGGAGTTCTTCAAACTTGTTGTTGGCTTGCTCGAAATCAAAGTCGCCCTCAAACTTAATCTTGTTGCGCGGCTTGTTTTGATTGGCCGACTGAGGACGATAGTTCTGCAAcataatacaatttattaaagtAAAACAATCTGATAGCGATGTTTGTTTCGTGGGAAATATTTACCTGATTGGGACGCATTGGACCCCGGGATCCCATTCCGCGATTACGCATCATCATGTTGTTCGTATTTTGGCCATTGCCGCCGCGGTGCATGTTCCAGGCTCCATTGCCACCAtttcctcctccgccgccgttTCCACctcgctgttgctgctgctgctgttgcattcCATTACCGCCTCCGCGATTGCGCTGATTGTTGttatagttgttgttgtagttatTATCCATCTGACGGCCGGAATCGCGACGATcccgctgctgttggtgctggtTGTAGAAGTCGTTTCCACTACCGCCACctcgctgttgctgctgcatattgttgctgttggacCCGCCGCGTtgctgctgcgcctgctgatgatgctgctggtgGTTCTGGCGCTTATGACCTGCATCGCGCCCGTTGCCACCACCCTGAGCAGCGTTCTGTTGCtggtgcagctgctgctgctgggtcaGCTCGGCCGTCGGACTGACAATCAGGCTGATGGGCGTCGTGGAACGCGAGGCTCCGGCCAGCATGTCTAGAACGGAAACTATACACATATAGAGGACGCAAcgagaagaaaaaataatgcgTGCAATCACAGGTAAGTATTATTTAAAGGTATGATACATTTTTACGAAATTatagcttttaaaataaaaatttggaaattattacttagtataaaaatatgtttgcaAGAACAAGATAAGAAAGACCTTAAGTTAGGAAAATTAAGATTAGATtccttattaaataatataaaaaataaataagataaaagaaacaaaactcacttggctgcttctgctggggcttctgctgctgctggttgccGCCAATGTGCATGAAGGGTCCACTACCCGGGGCTCCCGAGCCTGGTGCTAGCGATCCGCCGCCAGAGTTGCCAACCATGTTGGCCAGATTGGGGCCACCGAGGTTTCCAAACGGATTTCCATTGCCGTATCCAGGGCCGCCAGGAGCTCCGGAGCCACCACTACCACCACCGACGCCCGGCATAGACGGGGCGCCATGCGGgggctgctgcggcggcacttgctgctgttgctgctgctgctggggaggCGCGTTCATTCCGCTGGGCATTGGAAAGTGTTGCGGCATAACCTGGGGCGGGCCATTCTGGAGCTGCGCCTGCATGATCGCCGGGTCATTGTGGTGCGGCAACGTATGGTTGTTGACGACGCGAATGTCCTTGATGTCCGATCCCCGGAAGAGTATGTAGTCATAGATCTGAGACTGCGGCGCTATCTGGAACTGGGTATCCCGATCCTCCGTACCGAAGGAGCGCACTAGATAGATAAGCGGGAGAACATGGTTAGTTCCGTGCAAAAGTCCATTttgcataaatacatattcaatTTAAGGTTAGACCGCCGCGTTTCCTATTTAACCTCAACGCGGCCGGGAATGGATGAGAGACGGAAAGAGAAACGCATGTTTTGCCGGTATTCGTGAGTTCTACTTTGCATCCATCCCCACAGGGCACTGACACCCGTAACGGTAGCCGCACGTCCCGTTATCTGGCGCcaaatcgaaattgttttTGCAAGTAGACGTTCCGTTCCAAACAACTTGCAATAatggtgtgggtgtgtgtatgtgtgccatgtaaaatgcaaaagcaacactgtacaacaacaacaatagcgaGCGAGACAAAAACAGGGCCAAAGCCAACATGACAAACAAAAAGCATAAGTGAGAGCGCGAGAGACAGGAGGATAAAGAGAGAGCGAGACAGCGGGCGGCACTGCACTCTCAAATTACTGTAAAAACTAACAAGAGGtacgaataaaaaaaaaaaaatgtggacAAGAGAACGAACGCAAGAGAAATTGGAAGATTTCGTATTCTTCCATTTTCTTTTTCGATGAACCGTTTTTTACAGCGATTTTTGGCGCAGATTACGGCACCTATATCCCATATATATAGAGTTGAGGGGGCGGAAAAGCAATTACGTGGGAGAAATTCGGGGGACTTACCACTCGACAGAGCGATGGTGCACTCCTGCGGATCCACGGTGTACAGGCGGCCCTCATACCTGATGTCCGCCTTGGAAATAAGGCTGATTTTTGAGCCCAACTCCGGCAATCCCCCGCTCATCTTGGTTATGTTTCACTGTACCTCACTCACTCCGAAATgcaaactattattattaggtGTTTGCCAACAGCGCGCGGCGTACCAATTGTTCACAAATTTctggcaaaagcaaacaattGTAGCGAGCGCGACGACAACGATTTCTCGATGGTTTCAGCCTCTCCACTACTTCTCTTCTCTTCTGTTCGCTTTTCTTTTCGGTTTTTTCTCGGTTCTCACACGCAATTACTTTCAGGTTTCAGGGCGATTTTGCGGCCAATCGCCTATTGGCCAAGCTCGCTATATTCTCCTTCGTTTTTGCACAGGTGTGCCAAACTCTTTTCCAATGTCTGTGGTGCAGCACACACGGCCTTAAATGtgaaaatttgcaattttcgACGCACAAATCTTTTCTTCGTCCGTCTGCGAAAACCTACCCGTCGAAAATGAACGATTTTTAGCGAGTGCCGCGATGGTATCGATGGTTTAGCAGGCTCTAGGCTGGAGCTGCCGCGTTGGTCATTTTATAGCTGGTTTCAGCTTTTAAGTTTCGCAATTAGtataatttcctttttcaatttaattgattCAAGTGATTTATTGTGATTTAGTGCATAATCTGGCTTTCGAATTTCCCAAATTCCCCAATAATAATCCAAATACAAGAAGGAACAACATGAATCTTGCAGTTCCTCGACGGTTGGTCCCGAATTCACCGTCAAATCCATGATATTcataattattacattttagaTGAATATTtgctaataatatttttaattcgatttttttttttaattaataaaaagaattttaatatataattttttaaataataatatttttattggctAAGTGGAATATATACGACTTTTTGCAATCACTGGTTTATTGGGCATCTTCTACTTACAACACGAATTAAATTTgtagaatttataattttttataattatcttttttttatccAGCCCTCGTTACTTTTGTTGCGATAGTCTAAAATCAATCGGTAGCGCCACCGAGCTACTATCGATGTTTTGTCATCTCTAGCTTCACTCGGCGCTTCTTTTCTCTCCTTTTCAAAGCAAATCACCAACTGAAAATGCGCTGGCATTTTATGGCTTTTTCGCTCAATTAATTGTGTTAAAGTGTGTAAAATATAGCAAAACCAACATGCCACCTCAACTGGATCCGATAAGCGTCCGCACGGCGCGGCTGAACAACCTGATTCTGGGCAAAGGAGTCGGCGTCTGTGCGAAACCCGCGGGAAATGCCAGCGGATCATCGTCCTCCGTTTCATCCGTCAGGAGAAGCGTAGTTCCTGTGAGCACCACCAGTGCCGCTGTGGCAGAGGCCGTGTGCCGGGAAGGGCTTCTGGATGCCTTTTGTCTGCTGTACAACGAATGCGACAAGGACGCGCTGAAGAAGCGGGATCGCAACATCGCTGAGTTTGTCAACAAATGTGAGTcacttataaatttttaagcctttgaaaaatttatattaaaatagaaagTAGTCCTCTCACGAATCCAGTATtagcatttattttgattccATTCCTCCAACAGTTCGTCCCATCGTGGAGGAGACCCGCAAACTGCGAGTGAATGCAGATGACTTCCTAATCAAGGGGCTTATTGGTCAGGGCTACTTTGGAAACGTTCATCTGGTTGTGGAGCGGCAAACCAATGATATTTACGCCATGAAAAAGATCAAAAAGTCGGTGGTCACCACGTCTCAGGTCAAGGAGGAGCGGGACATCATGTCTATTCGCCATTCCGAGTGGCTAATTAATCTGCAGTATGCTTTTCAGGTGAATTTCACTCAGCCTTTATCCTTTAGCGtcgttaattaattaagaatttacGCTTAGGACAACGATAACCTGTACTTGGTGATGGAGTATATGCCTGGCGGGGATCTGCTCAGTTTGATGTCACGTCATGGCCCTTTCGACGAGGACTTGGCTCGCTTTTACCTGGCCGAACTCACTGTTGCGCTGCACACACTCCACGAGATGGGCTATGTGCATCGGGATATCAAGCCAGAGAATATACTGATCGATCGTTTTGGGCACATTAAACTGGCAGATTTCGGCAATGCTGCTGCCCTGGATCGGGACGGACATGTGCTGAGCCTGTCGCCCGTTGGAACACCCGATTATATTGCTCCCGAGCTGCTGCAAACCATTTCGACCTACAAACTGTCCAAGTCGATGCACGATGTGAGTAGAACTGTACGATCGCAGAGCTGCTGAAAAGATGCCAAGGTGTTCCCAACTCCTATAACTAAAGCCATATACAATCCGTTCTTAGGTGAGCTGCGATTACTGGTCCATGGGCATCATCGGTTATGAGCTAATCTGCGAAACCACGCCCTTCCACGAGGATAACGTGCACGAGACCTACTCAAAAATCCTCTCCCACTGCGAGGAGAGTCATCTGAAGGAGCTGATCAACTTTCCCAGCGACTTGAAGGTATCGCACAACTACAGGAACCTGATTGAGTCCCTGGTCACGAATCCCTCGAAGCGTCTGTCCTACGAACGCATTAAAAAGCATCCCTTCTTCGACGACATTCAGTGGGGCTCCATACGCTCACAGGTTCCGCCGATTATTCCAACGATCAAGTCGGACGACGACACTTCGAACTTTGAGGATGGAACGCGACACAAGTCACGTCGGGAGCAGGGGGGAGTGGCCAAAAGGTCGCTGTCAACCAACATGAAATCGAATGATTTTAGTGGCAAGGACTTGCCATTCATTGGCTACAGCTTTGTGCACATGGAGAAGACGTCACTCACAGCTGGAAATGATGAAAAGTTGCAGGAGAAGCTAAAGGAGCTTTTGCAGAAACTCAAGGCCAGGGAGAATGAGATTTCCATGCTGAAGCAGGATCTCATGCGGGCACAGCAATCCCTCAAGAAGACGGACAATAAGTCACAGGTCGTCAACGATGCTAAAATGGAAATCAAGAAGCTGCAGCATATTATCAAGGAGAAAACCATGGAGTTGGCAAACTGCAAGACCCAGATCAAGACGCTTCAGAGCTCGGCGAAAATAGACGAGGAAATGTGGTCGAAAAAGGAGGCCACCATCACAGATCTCCTACGGCTAAATCGCCAGAAGTACGAAGAGGCCAAGATTGCCTCGGAGCAGAGATACGAAAAGCAGTTGGCCGACAAGAAACAAGAACTAGCCGCCACGCTGCAGAAGATGGATGCCCGGGAGCTGGAGTTTATAGCCAAGAACGATGAGTGCCGGCATATAACCCTAAAGTTGGAGAACTACAAGGACATGGTACAGCAGCTCAAGGATCAGCATCTAAAATCCGAGGCCAACAGCGAGGAGCAGAGGCGCCAGATGGCCGAATCGTATGAGCAAAAGCTTTCGGAACTGCGGAAAAAGGTGCGCGACTCACAGGACACACATCGTCGCCTCACCATGGAGATGAAGGAGATAAGAACCGAGAGGGACGAGTCGATCAGCTCTAGCAAGTCTACCCAAGAAGCAAAGGATGCCACAGAGCGAAATATCGAACAAATACTGCGTCGTCTCAACCAGGAGATTGCCTCCAATAATGCATTGAATTCGGAGAAGGTTAAGCTGGAAACGAAGCTCAAGTTAAAGGAAAACGATATGCAAGAGGTGAAGGCCGAATGTCAGCGACTTGAGCGGGAACTTCAGGTAGGTGTTATAATAAGGGTATAAAACATTAGTgcgtaaaaaaaaacaataattaaggTAGTATGTCATGCATTTTTCTAGTTTATCAATGTgatattgttattaaaatatttatatttgcttaATAGTCCTTCAAATCACTTAAtatccttaaatatttattgaaaaaaaaagagtttcaatGAATTAAGTCTTTcaaacttataaaaaaaacgaataaaaatatacaacccCTAAAATCCATTTTATAAATCCCTATAAATTCCTATATTTAACCAAACGTAGCTCATTGAGTGTCGCTGCCAACTAGCCGAGTCCTCGCTGGCTTCCCAAGCTTCGCCATACGAAACAGCACCTGGCTCTCTGACCGAACTAAACGTGGTGGAAGACCAACTGCGCGCTGACTTGGAGGCAGCCAAGGAGAGCGAAAATCACCAGAAGGGACGTGCCGATCAATTGCAGGCGCTGGTCACCAAGCTAGAGCAGATGCTGGAACGTTTCAACGAGCAGAGTCTATCGCCTACCAAGTCGCACTCCGCCCGTAAGCCTGGAACCGAGACTGTTGGCGATATGCTCGAGCGCCAGAACGAGAAGCTGGAGGATAAGCTGGCCGCCGTGCAGGAGCAGATGATTGTGGAGCGTCAGGCGGCGCGGACAGCTAATCTGTCGCTCTGGAAGGTGGagaagcagctggaggaggcgCTCTCAGAGAAGAAGCTACTGGCCCGTCGCATGGAGCTAACTGAGGATCGCATTAAGAAGGCCCAAAATGCCAACGAGGAATCCCAGCGGATGCTGAAGTCGTCGCAGGAGGAAACGCGCCAGCGCGAGGCTCGGATCGAGGAGCTGAAGCAGGAGCTGGCTGCCGCCAAGAGGGATGTGCTAAAGGAGCATCGTCAGTGGGAGAAGGCCGAACAGGAGCGCATGAAGTGCAAGTCGGAGATAATAGAGCACTTGGCCAATGTGCACaagttgcagcagcaggagaCTGAGGTGCGTCAGAAACTGAAGCAGGTCCAGGCGCGCTTCGATGGACTGACTTTGGAGAACAAGAACACTCTAAGGGAGCTTCAGGAGGAGCGAGAGAGGTGCCGGGCAGCCGCCGATTCCAGCCTGTCGCTGAAAAAGGAGCTCAAACAGCTTACGGAGAACTTCCAGAGGCTGAAATACGCCTGCAGCATCACCGATAACCAACTAACGGAGGTGGAAACGATGCTGAAATCCGAGCAGGATCGAAACAAGTCCCAAAAGTCCCAGTTGGATGCTGTCTATGAGAAGCTGAGGGAGCGAAACGATCAACTTACCGAGCTGCGAAAGCAAATGGCTGCCATTGAGTCCGAGAAGCGTCTGGCCGAACAGCGGGCCCAAGTCCTGGCGTCCGAGCTCGAGGAAACCAGACTCCACCTCAAGGATCAGCAAAAGAAGTTGGTTTCCCAGCAGGATCAGTTGGTGGAGCAGACAAACGCTCTGTTTGCCACCCAAGAGCGCGCAGATCTCTTGGATGGTGAGAATGCCAATTACCAAGTCCAGACCGCTGACTCTGTGCGAGAAATGCTCAACCTAAAGGAGGAGAATGCTCGCATTCTAAGCGAACTTTTCCACAAGAAGGAGGAGGTGAGCAACCTGCAGGCAGCTGTCAGAGATCTGGAATCCGCTCAGGCAGACTTGCATGCAGAGATCGATTCCCTGCAGGACACCCTGGCCGAAAAGGAGCAGTTCTATGTGCAGAGGGACATCAAATCCAATGCCACCTTGGCCCAGCACAAGAAGTTGATAGATTACTTGcaggtaaatatattttggaaaGATAactttagtttatatttcCGTAATTTACATGGCTTTTAATCCTTCAGCTCAAGGTGGAGGATCTGTcagcaaaaaagaagaaaacccTGGCCGACAAGCTCTTTGGTTCCAGCCACACCAACAAGGAGAATGTCTCGCCCAACGATGTGGAGTCTTCTATACTCTACCGAGCGCTAAAGGAGGAACTGAAGCGCGAACAAAAGCTGTCGAGCATGTTGAAGGAGCAAATAGCGCAGTTGAATGGTGAGTGCAGGCGAAATGGCAAGTTTAACCAACTTTTATGggaaaaaatttagttttttgtttaaaaaagagtttatttatagaatataCTGTAAAAGTTACGAGCTCTTTACCCATTTTTCAGGAACAGCAACCCTGCGCTCTCCTCGCAAGACATCGGCAGTTAATGGTGACTCGGATGCCCCAAAGCAGCGACCCGTAAGCATTGCTGTCCTGCCGCGCTCCCCTCAGAAGCAGGTGGAGTCCCTGAAACGTACTGCAAGCCACGTGGAACTGAAGACCACCGAAAAGACAACAAGCAGTGTGGAGCAGGCGCATCATCGTTTCGAATTGGCTCTGCAGGAGTCCAAAGAAGGTGCCGCGGACTGTGTGGTCTGTGGCCAAGCCATCGTGGCGGGTTCACCCTTCTGGAAGTGTAAGGAGTGCAAGGATGTGACGCACCGCAAATGCCGGGCCAATGTCCAGGGAAATTGTGGAACCAAGCAGCCAACGGCCCCGCCAGCCGATGAGGATCTGGGTAGTATTCCTTCCGGGTCTTGCATTAATCTGGATAGCGAGGAGAACAGCGACTATATAGGAACCCTGGTCTATAGCTGTGATGGTCCCGAGGATGCTGATCAGGCAGCCAGAAAGGATATCGAGGTAAACTGCGCCTTTGAGGTGGCCGAGCAGCAGATCCTTCTGTTGGGCTGCAATACGGGCTTGTATGCATATCACTTGGACTCGCAGCGACTGCTCCACATCAAGGGCATTGAGTCCGTGAGCTGCATGTCCATCTGCCTGCGCCTGGCCAAGGCTATTATGGTGGATACAGTTGGCGAGAAGCTGTATCAGTGCGACTTCCGGCAGTTGGAGTCGCGTTGCCACAGCTCTAGTGCCTGTCACAAGCCCGTTTTGGAGACCTCGGCCATCGAGCTGCCCTTCGCGAATCGCACATCCTCGGAAAAGTGGAAACTGGTGCTGATTTCGGACGAGGCGGAGAACGCCTTGGATTCGGTGGCCATTGCTGCTACATCCACCAGAATTGTCATCTTGAAATACGATCTTAAAGTGCACATGTTTAAGCCCGTTCGAGCCTTGGACACTGCCACTCCCGTCACTTCGATATTCTTTACGCGCCACTCGGCCATTGTCACCTCGGACAAGTTCTACGAGATCGATTTGGTCAACTATGCGGCCGAGGAGTTTGTAGATCTGGCCGAAAAGTCCATGCAAAACACTGCCAAATGGCAGCCATTGACGGCCGTACGAATTTCTCGGCAGGAATACCTGCTTTGCTTTGCGGAGAGCGGCGTCTTTGTGGATGAGTTTGGTTGCCGTTCCAGGCCGTACGACTTGAACTGGATGTATGCCCCCACTGGGTTTGTCTACCGCGAGCCCTTCTTGTTCGTTTCCCACTACCAGAGTGTCCAGATTATCCGTTTGCATCGATCCTTTAGCAAGGAGTTGGCCAACGGAGAAGACAATAGCTCGGAGACATCCGAGTCGCCGGAACTGCAGCGTGTCTACTTGCCCCACTACATGTCCACTCTGCTGGCGAACAGCGGAGATGTCAATCTGTATACGCTCTCGATTGACAAGAGGCCCTGTAATGGCACACAGAAGATCTATCACTTGGACACGATCCAGGCGTTCAAGAAGAAGCTGAACATTTCCCTGGAGACCATTTCATCGATGGCCACAACAGTGACCAGCGGCTCCACGATGACAGGTGATAGTGTATAGAAAAGGGAATATGAAATGTAAAAGGTACTACAGTGTCTCagtagtaaatattttttaatacttaatataaattattcttAAACCTTAAAGAAAATCTCAGAAATCTATGGACCACTTCTTaaccattttaattgaatttaattacaaaattgaACTTATTGTAACCACTTTTCCATTTAGTTTTTAACTTTTACTTAAAagacatatataaatattttttataacctTTGTGCtgtaaaaaacacaaataaaatgaGTCTCGGTTTTTAAAAGGagtgattttttatttttatgtgaaAACCTAGAACGTTTGGTGGATCTTAGAATGGATTTAACTTAGCTAAGTTACACCAGAAGAAGAGCAAAGCTCTATTTGGAGGTTCCCTGTGTTACGTATGAGAACCACTAATACACTGCtacaaaattgcaaaattTAGAATCTTCCTAATTTCCAGGGGGACGTATAGGGGCGTGGCAAACATAGATTAGATTTCTTATATTATAGAACTATTTGTTCTAAGTTGATTCTAAGTGGCTGACCCCAAGCAGGAGCGATAGCTTTCCAAAATTCGAAGGTATATCTGGGCGCCAAGCTTTTTGGGGGTAATCCCAGGGTAGCTTTTCGGCAACAGCAGCTTTCAATGTCCCGCAACGCGAAAGCCCCCAGAGAGATGGCTCGTGGTGGTGTCTGTTGTCCGCTCACCGCTCTCCACTACTGTGACAGAGCGGGTCGCTGGACGCGGAACTGCAGCAGCACCGCCGTAACCGTAAATTGTGataattgatttcaatttgtttCATGAAAGCGGCGGCGGCACCCTTCTCCAGCGAGATGTTTCAAACGAAGCTGGACCTTTGCGCGCGCAGTATGGTTGCAGACTCCACGACGGCCGAACAGAATGCGTCGAGGACGACGCTGATATGCCGGGCATGTCTTGTGCTCCTGGGTCCCCAGGATGCCGCCTACAGCCTGGACAGCGAACAGGACCTGGCGAGGAAATATTTTGGCTGCACTGGTGCCGATCCGGGAAAAGATGAGGACGATGTGCTGGCCCAACTGGTGGTCCTGAAGAGCATCTGCGAGTGTTGCTATCAATTAGTGCAAAAATTCTATGCATTTCAACGCATGTGCGAAGAGTCCTCGCGCAACTTTCAGAAGCTGCTCCAGGACATAGACTTGTACTGCCTCAAGGCCCAGGAGGATGCAGTTCCAGCTTTACCGGATACTCCTTCGGAGAGCAATGAGTCCACTAATCAGGAGGAGCTAGCGGAGGCCCCAAGCATGGAATCAATTGAGGAGATTGTGAGTGTGTACACCCATGTGTCTCCACTTTAATCTAATCACCATATCGGTGCTTGATTTTGTTGCCTAGCAGCAGCAGGGGAAAAAGACAACGCTTCCTCCTACGCGGCGGGGCGgtcataaacataaacatttcTGAGTATTTGTTTGTATACAACTATTTTTGTTTGCCGCGATAGCGTATCGAGGAAAGGAGGCACGTCTCaaatcttttatttatttgatttttttttttaaggtataTACATCTTTAtagatgtatgtatatagttttttatggcttctaaattaaaagtgtatttttaataaatttcaaaagatATCCAGTAATATCTAGACAGGcgaattatttgtatttgcatAGAAGaagctgaaataaaataaatcaaaattatatataaaagttctTTAGATCCATGATAAGtgcaaagtaaaaaaataattataaatttgctCAGATTTATAATGCTTACTATTATCTCTCATTTCTGTTCAGATATATTGTGATATATTActattatcattatcattattatttctcATTTCCATACAAAAGTTTTTCCTAGAGCTCTTTAAATCTATGATCTAGGCAACCAAAAGTGTTTCTTTATCTAATTCAGATAGTATTATGTAGATAGCGAAGTCTACATATATTGCCTCAGATCAATGGCCCTGAACTACTAAAGAATTTTTCTTCCTCTATTACCTGCCTTGAAAGAGTGATAAGATAATTGAGTTGATAACACAAGGGTAGAAGtatagtttattaaaaaaaaggcttACGAGAATCCTAAACTGTAATGCAGAAATGAAGTattttatcttaaatatatttttattcatatataaattagtttatcctttaaaactattgaaaaaaaaaaacaactttcaagtaatttgttcagaatttaatttaacaaaaatctttTGAATAGTACAATTATTTTCACATTATTGTATAAGTATTTACTAAtagattaatttttaaataaaaaaaaaatcattgtttattaataactttttactctactggtttttattttcaagataTATGAATTAGCTTTtcctttaaaacttttttaatttcaaataaaaatacataatcaTTCCCAAAATGtcttaaaaatttgtcaaagaatattaatgataTCTTGCATTGTTTTAGAtaagtttttaagttttttaaaaatcaatgttTCTGAATACCTCCAGActctgcattttattttaaaattatttataaattagttTCTCATTTGaaagtatttaaatacataaaataaggatgaaatttc
Proteins encoded:
- the tral gene encoding protein LSM14 homolog B isoform X4, which translates into the protein MSGGLPELGSKISLISKADIRYEGRLYTVDPQECTIALSSVRSFGTEDRDTQFQIAPQSQIYDYILFRGSDIKDIRVVNNHTLPHHNDPAIMQAQLQNGPPQVMPQHFPMPSGMNAPPQQQQQQQQVPPQQPPHGAPSMPGVGGGSGGSGAPGGPGYGNGNPFGNLGGPNLANMVGNSGGGSLAPGSGAPGSGPFMHIGGNQQQQKPQQKQPNMLAGASRSTTPISLIVSPTAELTQQQQLHQQQNAAQGGGNGRDAGHKRQNHQQHHQQAQQQRGGSNSNNMQQQQRGGGSGNDFYNQHQQQRDRRDSGRQMDNNYNNNYNNNQRNRGGGNGMQQQQQQQRGGNGGGGGNGGNGAWNMHRGGNGQNTNNMMMRNRGMGSRGPMRPNQNYRPQSANQNKPRNKIKFEGDFDFEQANNKFEELRSQLAKLKVADDATTNKSVTSNSTATTTTTATNEQVGEEKLEGAPTLNGETDKKDDSGNETGAGEHEPEEDDVHVCYDKTKSFFDNISCEAAQDRSKNKKNDWRQERKLNTETFGVSSTRRGSYRGRNHYYNNGNMGAGNGGMNSGYGGAQGYNRNNYNRMGGGGNYRNRSNNRNNGGGGGGNGRGGNGQPNITNGNAANTAAALKAANNAAGSGSNATDSTSNATTATSKSTSLLPEQTQQVAAVSQ
- the tral gene encoding protein LSM14 homolog A isoform X1, encoding MSGGLPELGSKISLISKADIRYEGRLYTVDPQECTIALSSVRSFGTEDRDTQFQIAPQSQIYDYILFRGSDIKDIRVVNNHTLPHHNDPAIMQAQLQNGPPQVMPQHFPMPSGMNAPPQQQQQQQQVPPQQPPHGAPSMPGVGGGSGGSGAPGGPGYGNGNPFGNLGGPNLANMVGNSGGGSLAPGSGAPGSGPFMHIGGNQQQQKPQQKQPISVLDMLAGASRSTTPISLIVSPTAELTQQQQLHQQQNAAQGGGNGRDAGHKRQNHQQHHQQAQQQRGGSNSNNMQQQQRGGGSGNDFYNQHQQQRDRRDSGRQMDNNYNNNYNNNQRNRGGGNGMQQQQQQQRGGNGGGGGNGGNGAWNMHRGGNGQNTNNMMMRNRGMGSRGPMRPNQNYRPQSANQNKPRNKIKFEGDFDFEQANNKFEELRSQLAKLKVADDATTNKSVTSNSTATTTTTATNEQVGEEKLEGAPTLNGETDKKDDSGNETGAGEHEPEEDDVHVCYDKTKSFFDNISCEAAQDRSKNKKNDWRQERKLNTETFGVSSTRRGSYRGRNHYYNNGNMGAGNGGMNSGYGGAQGYNRNNYNRMGGGGNYRNRSNNRNNGGGGGGNGRGGNGQPNITNGNAANTAAALKAANNAAGSGSNATDSTSNATTATSKSTSLLPEQTQQVAAVSQ
- the tral gene encoding protein LSM14 homolog A isoform X3, with translation MSGGLPELGSKISLISKADIRYEGRLYTVDPQECTIALSSVRSFGTEDRDTQFQIAPQSQIYDYILFRGSDIKDIRVVNNHTLPHHNDPAIMQAQLQNGPPQVMPQHFPMPSGMNAPPQQQQQQQQVPPQQPPHGAPSMPGVGGGSGGSGAPGGPGYGNGNPFGNLGGPNLANMVGNSGGGSLAPGSGAPGSGPFMHIGGNQQQQKPQQKQPISVLDMLAGASRSTTPISLIVSPTAELTQQQQLHQQQNAAQGGGNGRDAGHKRQNHQQHHQQAQQQRGGSNSNNMQQQQRGGGSGNDFYNQHQQQRDRRDSGRQMDNNYNNNYNNNQRNRGGGNGMQQQQQQQRGGNGGGGGNGGNGAWNMHRGGNGQNTNNMMMRNRGMGSRGPMRPNQNYRPQSANQNKPRNKIKFEGDFDFEQANNKFEELRSQLAKLKVADDATTNKSVTSNSTATTTTTATNEQVGEEKLEGAPTLNGETDKKDDSGNETGAGEHEPEEDDVHVCYDKTKSFFDNISCEAAQDRSKNKKNDWRQERKLNTETFGVSSTRRGSYRGRNHYYNNGNMGAGNGGMNSGYGGAQGYNRNNYNRMGGGGNYRNRSNNRNNGGGGGGNGRGGNGQPNITNGNAANTAAALKAANNAAGSGSNATDSTSNATTATSKSTSLLPEQTQQVAAV
- the tral gene encoding protein LSM14 homolog A isoform X6, whose product is MSGGLPELGSKISLISKADIRYEGRLYTVDPQECTIALSSVRSFGTEDRDTQFQIAPQSQIYDYILFRGSDIKDIRVVNNHTLPHHNDPAIMQAQLQNGPPQVMPQHFPMPSGMNAPPQQQQQQQQVPPQQPPHGAPSMPGVGGGSGGSGAPGGPGYGNGNPFGNLGGPNLANMVGNSGGGSLAPGSGAPGSGPFMHIGGNQQQQKPQQKQPISVLDMLAGASRSTTPISLIVSPTAELTQQQQLHQQQNAAQGGGNGRDAGHKRQNHQQHHQQAQQQRGGSNSNNMQQQQRGGGSGNDFYNQHQQQRDRRDSGRQMDNNYNNNYNNNQRNRGGGNGMQQQQQQQRGGNGGGGGNGGNGAWNMHRGGNGQNTNNMMMRNRGMGSRGPMRPNQNYRPQSANQNKPRNKIKFEGDFDFEQANNKFEELRSQLAKLKVADDATTNKSVTSNSTATTTTTATNEQLNGETDKKDDSGNETGAGEHEPEEDDVHVCYDKTKSFFDNISCEAAQDRSKNKKNDWRQERKLNTETFGVSSTRRGSYRGRNHYYNNGNMGAGNGGMNSGYGGAQGYNRNNYNRMGGGGNYRNRSNNRNNGGGGGGNGRGGNGQPNITNGNAANTAAALKAANNAAGSGSNATDSTSNATTATSKSTSLLPEQTQQVAAVSQ